GATACCAGCTTATGCCATGCGCAAGACGGAGAAGAATGTGCACCAAAACAACAAGGTGAAGCTGGCCTTGGGCAGTCGGGAGGTTATAGGCTACAAGGACTATCAGGGAACGGGCTTTGTAATCGAAGGGACGGCCAGATTTCTGGACTCCGGTGCCGACTATGACAGCATGAAGGAACAATTTGCCTTTCTGACCCGGGTGCTGGAGGTTACCGTCACGTCTTTGAAGCAAATGCTGTAATAGACAAAGTAGTGAGGCTCAAGCTCGTAGACATTAAAGCTAACAAACAGAAAGGCCCCTGGGTTATCCGGGGCCTTTCTGCTCGTTGTGGGTTAGAGAAATTTAAGTAAGTCAAATATTATTTTCGTGGGCTCCAACCTTGGTTAGTCTCTCTGACCGTAACAAAGTGTTTATAGAGACCATCTCTTTGCATCAATTCTTCATGGGTGCCTTGTTCGGCAATGGTTCCGTCGGCGATAACCAAAATCTTATCCGCGTGGCGGATGGTGTTTAGGCGGTGGGCGATAACCAACAAGGTTTTACCTTGGCAAAGTTCGTTGATGGCTTGTTGAATATAACTTTCATTATCGGCATCCACGCTGGCAGTGGCTTCGTCCAGAATGATGATAGGTGCATCTTTCAAGATGCAGCGGGCGATGGATAGACGCTGCTGCTCGCCGCCAGAAAGGCTGGCGCCGCCTTCGCCCACCAGAGTATCAAAGCCTTGGGGCAGTGCCATGATAAAATCATAACACCGGGCCTTTTTCGCTGCTTCGATTACTTCTTCCCGGCTGGCGCTGGGTCTGCCCATGCGAAGGTTATTGTAGATGGTGTCTTGAAACAGGTATACCCGCTGAAACACCATGCTGATGTGATCCATCAGGTTGCTCAGGGGAATAGTTCGGATATCTTGCCCACGGACCAGGATTCGGCCAGATTTCACATCCCAGAAACGAGCTAAAAGGCTGGCAATAGTAGATTTACCTCCGCCAGAGGGCCCGACGAGGGCCAGCATCTGGTTCGCTTCCAGATTGAAGGAGATATGGTGCAATACCTCTTGTTCACCATAGGCAAAGCTGACCTGTTCAAACTGGACCTGGGGAGCAGAGCTGCTTTCTGGAATACAGTGGGTTCCATCATCTGGCAGTTCTTGCTGGGCAAAGACCTCTTCGATGCGATCCATACAGCTATTCATCACGGTGAGCCGCGCACTTTGTCCGTACAAGGCCTTTAATGGGCCAAACAAGTCAAAGACGAAGAGCATAATCCCCAATAAATAGGTTACGTCTAATTGCCCTTTGAAATACAGAAAGAGCGAGAGGCACAGGATAACTACTACGCCGAAGCCATAAATCAGGTTTAAGCCCCGCTGCCAAGGAGTATGGTTTTCTTCAAACTCTAAGCTGGTACGGCAAAATTCCCGGAAGCTGTTGGAGAGAGTCTTGGATTTCTCCCCCAACAGGTTATACGTCTTGATGATGCCGATGCCTTCGGTAAAGTCCAGAACGGATTCTGTTAAATCTTCTAATTGAGTCTGCCGGACAGCTGAGTCCGTAAGGGCTTCCTTTTTGAGCCCGCGCCCTAGCAGCAGAATCAGCAGGACAACTATTAAGCTGGCAAGACCCAGCCACGGATTGAAGAAAAAGAGAAAGATGATCAGGATAACCTGTGAGAAAACATAACTCATCATATCTGCCAGCACATCCATGCAGTTTTCCTCGATGAATACCATATCCGTGGAGAGCACAGAGCTGATTTTGCCAATATTGCCTTCGGTAAAATACCCCATAGGCATGTTGCGCAAATGGGCGCCCAGTTCCATGCGTTTATCGGCAAAGAGCAGAAAACCGGCGGCGGATTG
The genomic region above belongs to Aminipila butyrica and contains:
- a CDS encoding pyridoxamine 5'-phosphate oxidase family protein, which gives rise to MITEKFLEVLKNEGVVSIVSMGEGEPHIVNTWNSYIVLTPDNKLLIPAYAMRKTEKNVHQNNKVKLALGSREVIGYKDYQGTGFVIEGTARFLDSGADYDSMKEQFAFLTRVLEVTVTSLKQML
- a CDS encoding ABC transporter ATP-binding protein, with amino-acid sequence MTALMKRIFMASGKYKTRIAVAFVFSFLKGMLKNAPIGLGFVVLAAFYHGYAPPQLCLWIGLGLIFILLLQMLCQNLSDRLQSAAGFLLFADKRMELGAHLRNMPMGYFTEGNIGKISSVLSTDMVFIEENCMDVLADMMSYVFSQVILIIFLFFFNPWLGLASLIVVLLILLLGRGLKKEALTDSAVRQTQLEDLTESVLDFTEGIGIIKTYNLLGEKSKTLSNSFREFCRTSLEFEENHTPWQRGLNLIYGFGVVVILCLSLFLYFKGQLDVTYLLGIMLFVFDLFGPLKALYGQSARLTVMNSCMDRIEEVFAQQELPDDGTHCIPESSSAPQVQFEQVSFAYGEQEVLHHISFNLEANQMLALVGPSGGGKSTIASLLARFWDVKSGRILVRGQDIRTIPLSNLMDHISMVFQRVYLFQDTIYNNLRMGRPSASREEVIEAAKKARCYDFIMALPQGFDTLVGEGGASLSGGEQQRLSIARCILKDAPIIILDEATASVDADNESYIQQAINELCQGKTLLVIAHRLNTIRHADKILVIADGTIAEQGTHEELMQRDGLYKHFVTVRETNQGWSPRK